Proteins encoded within one genomic window of Proteobacteria bacterium CG1_02_64_396:
- a CDS encoding DNA alkylation repair protein has protein sequence MAMTAPTPLDDLISLADPIRAQHSARYFKTGPGQYGQGDQFLGLTVPKVRRIAKRWRDLPLAEVEDLLHCPWHEARLLALLIWVGQCERGDDAVRRTICDRYLAHTAFINNWDLVDTSAPTIVGGWLWRHPNPPLLDRLAVSESLWERRIAVLATFTFIKNGRFLESLELAEGLLGDREDLIHKAVGWMLREVGKRDFDLALTFVQQHCRTMPRTMLRYAIEKYPEGLRQDLLKGQA, from the coding sequence ATCGCAATGACCGCACCAACCCCGCTGGACGACTTGATCTCCCTGGCCGATCCGATTCGGGCTCAGCACTCGGCCCGCTATTTCAAGACCGGGCCAGGACAATACGGGCAGGGGGATCAATTCTTGGGGCTGACCGTCCCCAAGGTGCGGCGGATTGCCAAGCGCTGGCGCGACCTGCCTTTGGCTGAGGTGGAGGATTTGCTGCACTGTCCCTGGCACGAAGCGCGGCTTTTGGCGCTGCTGATCTGGGTGGGGCAGTGCGAGCGGGGCGACGATGCTGTGCGCCGAACGATCTGCGACCGTTATCTGGCCCACACCGCCTTCATCAACAACTGGGACCTGGTCGATACCTCGGCCCCCACCATCGTCGGGGGGTGGTTGTGGCGTCACCCCAACCCTCCCCTGCTCGACCGGCTGGCCGTTTCCGAAAGCCTGTGGGAGCGTCGCATCGCGGTGCTGGCGACCTTCACCTTCATCAAAAACGGTCGCTTTTTAGAAAGCCTGGAATTAGCCGAAGGGCTGCTGGGCGACCGGGAGGACTTGATCCACAAGGCGGTGGGGTGGATGTTGCGAGAGGTCGGCAAGCGGGATTTCGACCTGGCGCTGACCTTCGTCCAACAACACTGCCGCACCATGCCCCGCACCATGCTGCGCTACGCCATCGAGAAATACCCCGAGGGGTTGCGGCAAGATTTGCTCAAAGGGCAGGCGTAA